From one Leguminivora glycinivorella isolate SPB_JAAS2020 chromosome 5, LegGlyc_1.1, whole genome shotgun sequence genomic stretch:
- the LOC125226084 gene encoding spermine synthase, whose product MSVQTLLMDFSIDPARLGDASGQKAVFSQLENVLKDYVPNLILAAEVAVDGGSLKLLTGKKGTTVSVRLFDRGLVTVNIEYYKEDSEEPLISFKSARVLESQLRKYISVIKSQAYAPIKRCLFGRYYPTSDERLLEYDIDNVVFDEQSPFQRVQIVHSKSLGNMLVLDDLQNISEADLVYTETLMQRGKEDYEGKEIVILGGGDGALLYELLKEKPKFVWMLEIDEVVMSACNKHLRSICGDVLERRKGPNYEIIVEDCMLTINKFIKEGKKVDYIFGDLTDIPISESACGELWEFMITILNSSFKILKPDGKFMTHGNGATSSESLELYEQELAKLKPAVKFSKSRAFVPSFLEDWIFYQISFSANNGA is encoded by the exons ATGTCGGTGCAAACGTTATTAATGGACTTTTCGATTGACCCCGCCCGTTTAGGCGACGCAAGCGGTCAAAAGGCGGTTTTTAGTCAGCTGGAAAACGTTTTAAAAGATTATGTGCCGAATCTTATTTTGGCTGCTGAAGTAGCCGTGGACGGTGGGTCCTTGAAACTATTAACGGGTAAGAAGGGCACGACGGTATCAGTAAGACTGTTTGACCGTGGGCTGGTAACTGTAAACATTGAATATTACAAAGAAGACTCTGAAGAACCCTTAATAAGTTTCAAG TCGGCGAGAGTATTGGAGAGTCAGCTGAGAAAGTACATCAGTGTGATAAAATCCCAGGCTTACGCGCCAATAAAACGTTGCCTGTTCGGCAGGTATTATCCGACCTCAG ATGAAAGACTTCTAGAGTACGATATCGACAATGTTGTGTTCGACGAACAGTCCCCCTTCCAGAGGGTGCAGATAGTGCACTCAAAGTCCCTTGGGAACATGTTGGTGCTAGACGACTTGCAAA ATATTTCAGAAGCTGATCTCGTATACACAGAAACTTTGATGCAGCGAGGCAAGGAAGACTACGAAGGAAAAGAAATTGTAATATTAG GTGGTGGCGACGGTGCACTCCTATACGAATTGTTGAAGGAAAAGCCTAAATTCGTATGGATGCTCGAAATCGACGAGGTGGTGATGAGCGCGTGCAATAAGCATCTGCGATCCATTTGCGGCGACGTATTGGAGCGACGAAAGGGGCCTAACTATGAA ATAATCGTAGAAGACTGCATGTTGACCATAAACAAATTCATCAAGGAGGGCAAAAAAGTGGACTACATATTCGGAGATCTCACCGACATCCCCATCTCGGAGTCCGCCTGCGGAGAGCTCTGGGAGTTCATGATCACCATCCTGAACTCCTCCTTCAAGATACTCAAGCCTGATGGGAAGTTTATGACGCAT GGCAACGGCGCCACAAGCTCAGAGTCCCTCGAGCTATATGAGCAAGAGCTCGCCAAGCTGAAGCCAGCCGTCAAGTTCTCCAAGAGCCGGGCCTTCGTGCCCTCCTTCCTAGAGGACTGGATCTTCTACCAGATATCCTTCTCCGCCAACAACGGCGCCTAA